Genomic DNA from Theobroma cacao cultivar B97-61/B2 chromosome 3, Criollo_cocoa_genome_V2, whole genome shotgun sequence:
atcaaaaattttaattataaattaccCTAAGTGATATAACGATTCAACTATAGATAATTATTGTTGGGatcaaattttacattttctttttgtcaagtcatcaaaaattttaagtataaaTATACGCTAAGTGATATAACAGTTCAATGATAGATAACAAAACATTGTACATAATTTGAACACTTTTCTAgacttaaatatttgattcagtagtaaatatatatgtatcgTCTGTTTAAAAAGATGAGTTCAAATCTCTTTTCTCTTAAATAAACAGAAAAGATAtgattatcttaattttaaatatttggatgttttgaaactttgtagttgaatttttgtaatcattatttttttgagtGTTCATTACTCTTTAGAGATAAAGAGATTATTGAAGAAGGTACcaaactaaaaagaataagataGAAATAATGAATACCATAATAAATTTctagaacaaaaaaaaatgtgacaTGAGTGCTAATTTACCCTGACACTCACCTCAGGTagtgggaaaaaaaaaacttaaacaTTTCCCAAGTGAATAATTAATACTTGCCTCCTTCCAATTCTGGTACTACTTATTTTGTGTAAAATTAATGTTGGACCAAAGTGATTACAAGTACAAAGTACAATCCAATGAAATAATTACTAAACATATACACAAAAATCaatgaataaattaaacaaattaatataaaGTTAGAGAAAATCTACCAAGAGGAATTTGAACTGAACTTATCATCCatatgatttatatttttaaagaaataatgatgggtacttatttttttgttcGGTCACGAAAAGAAATGTATTCGAATATCTGTTTGGATCGTAGTGTATGTATGTGTTTCGAATTCAAAAAATTGgattaaaaaattagaatgATTTAGTGGTGTGATATGCAGTGGCAATCTTAGAtcaaaaggaaaggaaaaaaggcaAGATTGTTTGCTGAAGATTATGTATCATGGGAGAATTTGTTAATGGAAatatatccaaaaaaaaaaaaagaagtgaaagCAACCATACAGAGGAACTTGATGACAGAttagataattaaattaaaaaaaaaaacaaaacataaaaatgaaaaaggtacTGCTGCTAATCTTTCAGTTGCATGCAGAAGCTTGCAGTGAAATTTGATGGGAAAAGATAAGAGAATTTGGGTCCAGTTGATTTGTGAAGGCGATGCATCAGAGGGGCTATGATCCTTTTCGAGCCACTGAAATTTGTTCCAGACTGGCTAGAATCTTTGGCCTCATCGTCCCTCCCAGAGACATGGCCAATCAAACAAATACTTCTTCTTAAGTTTCTTTTAGCTGTATATCATCTTTCTCATCTCTTTCGTGCTTTCAGAGATCTTCCAGTGGTCTGCAGCTAATTTTTTGCAGCTGATCAACTTGGCAAAATGTGGGCCTGCATGTGTTTGCTGCTTCAATCCTGCTTTTGGGGTTATTACCTTCTCATCCCTCATTTTGTCTGTTGTTCTAGCTCAGGTGATGAACATGGTGGGCAAAAACCAATAGATAAATCAGAATTTCACTCTCTGTTAAAAGGAAAATTCCTAACCTGAATCTTGACTATTGCCCTTTGCTTCTTTTAGGATGTTGACTAGTGAAAAGAGAAGACAAGAAAAGAGATGAGAATTCATTGTTCTTGAGTACAAGGAAGCAAATGAATTCATCAGCTTTTAATGCCAGGCAATGAATTTCAAGTTTCCTATGATCAAatccccaaaaaaaaaatatcaaaatttcataatgTTCAAGAAActaaggtaaaaaaaaaaaaaaacccacatACCCCATCATGATTTTGTGTTAaataatgttaatattttataaatgttacatcaattaattaaatttgaaggATATACATACGCAagtcattttttataatatttcattatgatacaataaaaatcaaattacatACACCCTTTCttgataaactaattataTCCTTAATCAAGATTGCAAAAaacttattataattttttaaaaaaaagaagtgcAAAACGAGAAAAAATAGATATATCCAACAAGTTAATTAACTGTTAAAGCTTCTTGcaattttatacatataaataaagtttatggCAAAGAATAAGTACTACCAAGATTAGGCTTGATTATCAtatcttccttttgttttttttttttttaatttctgttTGAGTGTATGTgttgagaaaaagaaggatGAAATCTTTTCTGCCTCTATGTGGAAGCTTTAGAATGTCAATGGAAAAAAGATGTAAAATTACTAATTTAGAAATACATCCTTCAAAAaagttttcataaaaaaatctcttaaaaatttacctaattggtgtatatatatagaaatttTTTGTGTGATTGGGTAAACAAAATTTGTACCTTTtcttataaaagaaaaaagaaagctaACCACTCAAATTTTATTCCTATAATACctagtaaaataaaaattaattaataactaTATGCTAGTATCTAATTTCTCacccatttttttattaattgataaaaaaggAATCTTCCTGCTTTGTGCAAGGCATAATATATAGCCTAAACAAACCATTCCTTTGGCACTTTCTTTACCTAATTTTGCAACATATcatgaagaaataataaaagggATTTCCTCGGCGGCCGTTTGTAATTATCAAGTGGGTGTGGACAGACTGAAATCTCCattctttttaattcattGCTTCCAAGAGATAGAGCCAAATCTATTCAACATGGATCAGGTGATTGGTCATGATAATGCAATTTACATAcaaattataaaatgaaaaattaaaaataaaaataaaagaagagaaaaagaaggaggAAAGAGGTTGGAAGATGTTGAAGACCCCATTAAGAAATCCATGATACAATGATTAGTCATGTTACTCTCATCTTTTGTTACAACATGCACTAGATTTGATGCTGCAAATGCATCATGACCCAAATCCAATTGGCACGCTTTTTAAGCTTCTTTTGGGTTTGTTAATCCAAAGATTCATGAACTTCATTGCTTCTAGAtgcaaagaaaaaatgatCGATATTTAACAAAGATTCTGTTTAAAGAAATcccaattttattatttttaaaacataaattataataaattcgGGTTTTAATTACAGTTTTTTAAactacatatatttttatataataaaattttgtgtaACAATATCAAAAGTAGTGTTTTTGTTATAAACCCTGACTAACCCAATGGTAGGGCTTTGAGACATGCCACATGCAAAAGGGttgtaagaaaagaaaaaggttataTGTGGCTAATTTGGCTTTATAATACATTtctttactctatttttcttcatatattaAAAAGCTGAAAGTGTTTCTTTTGTCAGATTACCAATGATGATGGTCATGATGGTTGCCATCGATGTTGTTCATAAACTAAACACAGAGGAAGATCATGGGGTTATAAAGAATTGTTCTTTTGTTTGATACATATTCTGTCTTTAGGCAAATGATTTGAAAAGGGGGGAAGAGATCACAGCCGAAGTGCAGATCAGATAccatttttttcccttatgttcaagattatatatatatatatattaagaattGCTAATGAAATCAGGATATGAAAGATTGCAAGAATATGTCTTGTTGCGGCTGCGAATTATTCTTGGCCCCCCTCCCTCTTTCGCTCTATGAATTCTTTGAAAGAGTGAAGGATAAGGAATATAAATTGCTCTAATCATATGAGCACAAAGTGTTTTCCCTTCCCTCTCGAATATGGGCAGGTTTTGACTTGGGGAAAGTGACCATCAAGGATAAAGTTGCACCACTCCTGTTTAAATAGCTGCatactattatataaatttaaacattcCTTGGAATTTTTTAATTGGAGAACTGATCTCATTCTTCACACACCCTtggatttgaatttaattgtaTTGAATACGAATATAATATATTCTATGTTACTTGAATTCCAAAGAGTGttgtatataaatatgtatcgattttgaaataatataaGATGTACGTCTGCCTGCAGGTTCAATTAATTCATACATTCTTTTCTAATTGTTAGAACAAAACCTAACTAAGTATATCAATAAATGTTAATACAGGGATTGTTAGATTCAATTGTGGATTTAAGCAGGACCCATAGGTGGAACTAAGTTTGATCATGAGGTCAGACGGTCTGCAACCTTTTATCTTCACAGTGCAACACAGGCAGTACTTTTGCAGTACATCTGTCTTTTTTATTCCATAGATATATcattacttatttttttttactttatattaATCTGCAATTgatgcctttttctttttttttctcttccccCAAGTTTGCATGAGCCATTATATACCCAATTGAAAAATTTGTCAGGCAACATGAAGGTAGTACAATTTGTCAGCTATTGAAAATCTATTCTATGAAATCTAGCTTGATTGATGGTTTCCAACTGCagaccttttttttctttttatttttttaatagttgAATCTCACAGTCACAGCTGTATATTTTCCATAAAGGGTCCAAAACTGTTTACCTTAGATTAGAGAGTTGGACACACAGTAAGCCCAAATCCAACGCTTTGGGCTCTTTTGCAATCCCACAACTTGAAACTCCAACCCTAGGCTaagttaatattatttaaagattACAATGAGTAGTTTATGAGCGGATTTCCTACACTATTGACAcgattaaataagattaaggCATTTTGTAATCGGATTCAGATAGATTTTGAGTAATAAGACAATTAACCTTAATAGATTTGGGTAGTGGATACCTTACTCGTCATAAGTAGTGGATACAGTCACGGGTTcaaatttgtaataaaattaCTAACTCGGATTTGGGTATTGATCATAGGGTACTCACTATCTGACTTTGACtacaaaaattgatttaatattttaatttaatttttatgagttaattttaatttattaatttaaattttattaataattacataaaactttattttcattaaatttatttttttatttcatgttcaattttttatgaatgctaataaatttcaaaattagtaACTACCTTACCAGTTGTCATtcctattattttttaaggaataaatttattataaaatcttttattttttggttaagAATAAGTGGTATGCTAACTACCAAGTTATTACAAAAGTCATGAACCTGTTCTTAATTCTTAAATTCAAAAGTCACTCTATGtactaagaaaaataaatggatatacACAAGCAAGGTTGATTTTCATTTGGGTTCTTGTAAGTTCATATTTTGaacttcaatttttatatgctaaaaatttaataacatttggataaaaatgaaatttaatatattatatgctaaaatttttctaataacatcaaatttaACATATTATCGTGAAATACCGTTTCATATCGAATTTAAGCATAACTTTTAATCTCtatataaagatttaaattaatcactattaataatttaaatttaaaattttaaaaacttaaacctCAATTACtcaattctcaaaattttaaattcaagttgtttttttattttcttctcaaacaattacttttattaataaaaaacttaTACAACAtgaactgaaaaaaaaaatcctaatgCATAAAATGCCTCtagaaacataaaataaattacatttaACTTCTTCActtataaaatcaattgttAAGTGTTAATCTAATCATCAACACGCACTAAACATATAATTGATCGATTCATGTTTATATCCgatataaattttttcatcGATATTCTCGATATTCGAAAATCGAGAATCGAGGTACAAAATTATTGTATTAATATCCCAAGATTTCTACAAAATACATCCAAAGTGAAGTTGGCTCCAAACGTAGCTGTTTTTGCTTCCTGCCAAGATGTTGTTGTTTCCATTGAAGCATTATAGATTGATTATCGTTTGTAATTAAGCATAATCAAGAGCAAAATGAATCAACTTACACTTTAGGGGGACAAGAGGCACCGCTACCAAGCGGCCGAGAGCAACAGTTCCTGAAGAATCGCACTGCAGTCTATGCGCCAAAACCATCAAGAAACAACAAAGATACAGGAAAGACATGCTTTCATGCAGACAACTTTACGCCATCTATCCAACAGGTGTTGCACCAAATTCCACGCGTCATCGCcctttgtttctttatattCGGAGCTCCAATGCTCTCACCCACTCACCCCTTTCACTCTCTGTCTAGATCCCATAATCTTTTCAGTGCAAgcttagattaaaaaaaaaggcaaaaagacCAACCTCGGTAGCCATGGCTGAGTATCAGCAGCAAAACTTGCAGTATCCTCAGCAGCAACCCCAGACTGATAACTACAACAATTACTTTCAGGACAACCATCCTTCGACCTCGAAAGTTCTCGCAGTTGTCACCCTCCTTCCTGTCGCTGGCACCCTTCTGGGGCTTGCTGGTTTGAGCCTAGTTGGAACCCTCATAGGGCTTGCCTTCGCCATTCCGCTTTTCCTGCTGTTTAGCCCCGTTTTGGTCCCCGCTGCTCTCGTCATTGCCGGTTCCGTAGCCGGGTTCTTGACCTCTGGAGCCTTTGGGATCACCGGACTTTCATCACTCTCGTGGATTGTCAACTATCTTCGTGGAACGCGGGGCTCTATGTCTCAGCGGCTAGACCATGCAAAGCGGCGGGCGTGGGAAACGGCTGGAAATATAGGCCAGAGGACCACGGATGTGGGTCAGAAAAACCGGAATAGGAGCCAAGAAGGAGGAAGGACGACCTAGGAGGGTGCCGGAGATCAGGAAAGTGGCAAGACCCAAGAAGCCGTAAAGAAGTAGGGAGGCCCATTgggttttgtttctttgagTTCAGGTTTGATCGTGTAGCAGTTGGGTCATgcttaaaagtatatatagtGGGTAGACAAAGCTagggaaaaaataatttaagaaggTGCCCCTTTCTTCCTGCTTTGTTGATGTCCTGTAACCATcactttgttttcaaataaactGCTTTCTAGTCTTTCCTTTGCTATTTACTCTGTTTTCAATTACTCGCTTGCAAGAATCAATATAAGGTTGGTGAAGGACAAGAG
This window encodes:
- the LOC18604003 gene encoding oleosin 18.2 kDa, with the protein product MAEYQQQNLQYPQQQPQTDNYNNYFQDNHPSTSKVLAVVTLLPVAGTLLGLAGLSLVGTLIGLAFAIPLFLLFSPVLVPAALVIAGSVAGFLTSGAFGITGLSSLSWIVNYLRGTRGSMSQRLDHAKRRAWETAGNIGQRTTDVGQKNRNRSQEGGRTT